Proteins encoded within one genomic window of Lemur catta isolate mLemCat1 chromosome 23, mLemCat1.pri, whole genome shotgun sequence:
- the GARIN4 gene encoding protein FAM71A, giving the protein MTSDCLLPYYTAKSGSRVGMFNTAMGKLQRQLYKGEYDIFKYAPIFESDFIQITKRGEVIDVHNRVRMVTVGIACTSPSLPLPDVMLLARPAASCDEYGGQGQPTKGRRCKAAKALELTRLLPLKFVRISVHDREKQQLRLKFATGRSCYLQLCPPVHSRKDLFAYWERLIYLLRPPVDSNSSTYAVPAEDMCMPVLEEDTMSLGGADLQGKGDQDQVSIRSLHIVSEVCGATSAAYAGGEWVQHDSHKPLGVPDASTPKTKPTDFAKESATGATTEVAVAGAAAGTVGALSLAATRSGDVSTIAGGAVLGGSKSNIAIAGTASKSPKSIKVAAAGAASKSSEHISSTSTNVSPEGTMSVAIAGIEPTSKTAGERDNSPAEEPPISTLLSESSLSEPHGRWHAHASAEARKEQRERRGKRERRDKDRALSGRSTHDCRTGESGRKTSRDKIARKSSSRSSSSHGASREDRKDKRRRSPGASSTGSSHKGVNHTLITKDSRTYHKSGRSMSTTSSGSSKRLSRIGSFWKNVKANLTTKAVSSPRGRDVDIMAKTLEKNTMQATVKSGQDLEMVGSVTSEIKETVTFTAH; this is encoded by the coding sequence ATGACCAGTGACTGTCTGTTGCCATATTACACGGCCAAGAGTGGCTCCAGGGTGGGCATGTTCAACACCGCCATGGGGAAACTGCAGCGACAGCTGTACAAGGGAGAGTATGACATATTCAAGTACGCACCAATATTTGAGAGCGACTTTATCCAGATCACCAAAAGGGGAGAAGTGATTGACGTGCACAACCGTGTCCGAATGGTGACCGTGGGCATCGCGTgcaccagccccagcctcccactCCCTGATGTCATGCTGCTGGCCCGACCGGCCGCCAGCTGTGACGAGTATGGTGGACAGGGCCAGCCCACCAAGGGGAGACGCTGCAAGGCTGCAAAGGCCTTAGAGCTCACCAGGCTCCTTCCCTTGAAGTTTGTAAGGATCTCTGTTCACGACCGTGAGAAACAACAGCTGCGCCTAAAGTTTGCCACCGGCCGTTCTTGCTACCTGCAGCTGTGTCCACCTGTACATTCACGGAAAGACCTCTTTGCCTATTGGGAAAGACTCATTTACCTCCTGCGGCCCCCTGTGGACAGTAACAGCAGCACCTACGCCGTTCCAGCGGAGGACATGTGCATGCCTGTGCTTGAGGAAGACACAATGAGCCTGGGGGGCGCGGATTTGCAAGGAAAGGGGGATCAGGACCAGGTCAGCATCAGGAGCCTCCACATAGTCTCTGAGGTGTGCGGGGCCACCTCTGCCGCTTATGCTGGGGGGGAGTGGGTCCAACATGACTCCCACAAACCCCTCGGTGTGCCTGATGCATCCACCCCGAAAACAAAACCTACAGATTTTGCCAAAGAGTCAGCAACAGGGGCAACCACAGAGGTAGCAGTTGCTGGGGCAGCTGCGGGCACTGTAGGTGCTTTGAGTTTGGCGGCGACCAGGTCTGGAGACGTAAGCACCATCGCAGGAGGGGCCGTCCTAGGAGGAAGCAAGAGCAACATAGCCATTGCAGGCACTGCCAGCAAGTCTCCAAAGAGCATTAAGGTGGCTGCGGCAGGGGCTGCAAGCAAGTCCTCCGAGCATATTTCCAGCACATCCACTAACGTCTCCCCAGAGGGCACCATGAGTGTGGCGATTGCCGGCATAGAACCTACCAGCAAGACTGCTGGAGAAAGAGACAACAGTCCAGCAGAGGAACCTCCCATCTCAACCTTGCTGAGCGAGAGCAGCCTGAGCGAACCCCACGGCAGGTGGCACGCCCATGCCAGCGCTGAAGCCCGCAAGgaacagagggagaggagggggaaaagggagagaagggacaagGACAGAGCGCTCAGTGGCAGGAGTACCCATGACTGCAGGACAGGTGAGAGTGGCCGCAAGACAAGCAGAGACAAGATAGCCCGAAAATCCTCCAGCCGGTCCTCATCCAGCCACGGAGCCAGCAGGGAAGACAGAAAGGACAAACGGCGCCGCAGCCCGGGGGCCAGCAGTACTGGCAGCTCGCACAAAGGCGTCAACCACACCCTCATCACCAAGGATTCGAGGACCTATCACAAATCCGGGAGGAGCATGTCTACCACTAGTTCGGGTTCCAGCAAGAGACTCAGCAGGATCGGATCTTTCTGGAAGAACGTCAAAGCCAACCTTACTACAAAAGCAGTGAGCTCACCACGTGGCAGAGATGTGGACATCATGGCGAAGACCTTGGAGAAGAACACCATGCAGGCCACCGTGAAGAGTGGCCAGGACCTGGAGATGGTTGGCTCTGTGACTTCCGAGATCAAGGAAACAGTGACCTTCACAGCCCATTAA